From Micropterus dolomieu isolate WLL.071019.BEF.003 ecotype Adirondacks linkage group LG21, ASM2129224v1, whole genome shotgun sequence:
gcacacacgcacgcactcgTTTCATCCCTGCATGTTAAACACTCCACTGGGTTTTAATGctcctctttttttgtttccagtAAATCTCTAAAAATAACAATTGGTTTCTTTCTGAAACACCAGTAATCCCCCAGTTCAGAGGGTTTTGAAAAGGACTCTTTCTCTCCAGGCTCCTTGCCAactgctattttattttatttttataactcCCCTGGTAGTCATGTTTCTTGCTGCTTCGCTGCGGTCTTTGTCTACCAACTTCACAATGatgactgtttttctttttcattgtttCTGTCTCACTGGTCCACAGGCGGTCCGAGTCACTAAACCCAATATTCCAGAGAGCATACGCAGGAACTACGAGCTCATGtgagttttctttttccttttgtgcTCAACACAGTGTTCCTTGAAGCCTTTTTAGTTTTCCCTCCCAAATGGATGGATATGATGTTCCTCCAACCCCCCCTGCTAAGTCCTGCAGTGGAGGAATACTCTGCTGTTTCATGCCTTTCATCAATCAACAGCATGTGCTAAGTCACAGCAGCTATTATAAAGAGAGGAAATGAAGGATTTGTAGTAAGCTGTAAGGTTCAGGAAAGTGGAAAGTGAAAGTCTTGAAGTCAGATGCATACATATTCAGGCAATGGACAGAATTTTGATACTGTTTAATGTAAAGGGCAGTGTGTCTAACCTGTCCCCCCACAAACCCTGATTTAGCGTCAACTGCTCTGCTTTATTACCTCTCAGGTCTGTTTATATTATGTTTTGATTGTAGTGGCTCTAACTCAGCGTTGTGAATACAGTCCTCGCTTCAAAGGAATGTCTTTAAGTTCTTTTTTCCATGGCATCAGCGTAACTTTCCTGCTGCTGGAGAGAAGCAAAGCattcaggttttgtttttttttcttcctttccctcAAGTTACACTCTCATACATTTGACATTTCTCTCTAATAGTAGTAGTTGAATTGAATTCAGCCACATACACAAATGTCaatttagtattattattattatgtattattaaatgttcatttaaatgGTAACCACTTCATGTCATTTTGCATCTTTGAAAGTTGTCTCCTTCTCCAcactgtttctttgtttttggtaTTGGAGGGCTGGTGCAGTGCTCACTTCTGTGGGATTTTTCATTGCTGTGGATGGAGTCAGGCAGCAACAGGGAGCAGTCAGACCATTGCAGAAGTTGTTACCAGTTTCCCACgttgaaagttttatttgtattCTGCTAAACAGCATTAGATATTGCAGAGCTACATCTGGATTTAAAGCTACTGCAAAAACTGTCGTATTTCACAAATGCAATTTCAGTAGGCAGTGGATAATTAGACTTTGGATGATCATCATTTTGGTTTCACTTTCTAAGTGAGTCAGAATATGTTTGGATTAAGCTGTGTTTTTACCGCCTGTGAGACAGTCTGAGCGTTGGTGTCGCTCAACTAACTCGGCTCCAGTTATATAAACGGGTCTCGCCAGTTAAAATGTGATCACAGGAAAAAATGAGCCAGTTTGGAGCTGAAAGTGTTGTAGTTTTAGGCTCAGTCCCAATATCTGTCCTGGCTCAGACTGGCCAGTGCTTGAGTGTCTGACTTTTTTCTGCGAATTACCTACAATGCATTGCTTTGtacttttaaaaattaaatcttaataaaaaaaaaaacactgccaaGAACAAGTTTACATGCATCAGTAAAGGAAATGTCTCGCCTGTGATGGCATCTAAAATCTGTGCCAGTACTGGGTGCTTCACTTTTTATAGGATTTACTGTAATTACCAGCCATACCCTAAATTGGCACCCTTCACATCAGCACCCAAGTCATAATTACAAATGATTGCTCAGATTTTTCTGAAAGCACCAATATCTGCACATAAAAATAGTATTTAGCGCTGTTTAGCATTTTAACCTAACTATCTTTGCTGTCTGCCAGCAATGGCTAACCTAGCAATTATGAGTGCTTGAAACTTGTTGTATTGACATCCTTACTCTACCGACAGCaatctattgctttttcactttcttctgaCAAATGGACTTTTACTATTACGAATGTCATGCCACGATATTTCTCGTCAGGGGAAAATCTGTCTCGCGAGACGCATTTGACacttttcacatgctgtcacacCACACATCAGTTTTCTTCTCACTCAGCGAAAAACAAGTGAACAACTGACAACGTTGACTCACTTCGCAAATCATCCCCACCTAGGTGATGctgtgatagtaatcaagtgaacCCTCGTTGGCGCTGTGAGTCGCAGCCAGTTTCTGACCGAGTGTTTGCGTGTCTGGTAgcgttttgcaatataaacatcaaAAAACTGAAGTGtgactttgctctgtttgggactgtgagctgcactttatcggagctgctgaagttaacgtgtgtggatttgtggtgagatttctgcctcatcacaagtgttttcagttggTTTGGATTTCCACCTCTTTGTCTCGTTAAAATACGACATCTGTGTAGAGAACACAGATGTGGGAgggattctgaatgtgcagaaagttttgaacatgagcagaaaacctgatGACACACACGAGCTATTGAAGTGCACAGGTTTATAACTTACTTTAtcactgaggtgaaaaggtgccacatttTAAAGCATTATAATCtgttacatatttatattttgaattgttacctgccacctgaattttgtttccctttacatatatttttattagatctaatatatttattacaataaaacatttccattgATGCAGGaaaaaatcaccagaatgcaAGGAGGTTTCCAATTATccagcattaaagatttcttaaaaatagtgttaaaatctggTCTCGATCTCATGATTCCAAAATCCTGTCTTGTCTGGTGAGCTAAGTTTCTCGTCACACCACTACTAAATATCCAACTTTGTGCTTTAATTATGCAAAGTGCCTATAAAGGCAAAGATTCACCTCAGCCAAAGTCCAACTCACGTCTCTCCAATCATACAGTGTCTTCACTTGTTGACGTGAACATGGGAAACATTGGGATTTTTCCATCGCAACAGTCCAACGTGCATAACGTGAGGGCAGCATGTCGTCTTGTTCAAGAACTCCATAGAAGCActgaattttaattaaatgccTAACAAtcttactataataataataattaggctTCTGATGATGTGCTGAAAATGTGTTCCATTTAAACAGTATTATTAGGAGAGTGAGGAAGATGTCAGTGAAGCCGGCTCTTTACATGCCCGCACAGTCCTGAGGAGAGGTCTAATCaaagtgtttgtgtatgtctgCAGGGAGAGCGAGAAGACGAAGCTGCTGATCTCTCAGCAGACTCAGAAGGTTGTGGAGAAGGAGGCAGAGACGGAAAGGATCAAAGCTGTGATAGGTGaggaaggaaaaacaaaagataacAATCATGGTTACCGGAAAAATTCATTGTACACGCTGCAGGTTGAACATTTCAATATGCTTCTTTGGTTTTTGTAGAGGCTGAGAAAGTGGCACAAGTGGCAGAGATCAAGTTCGGACAGAAAGTCATGGAgaaggaaacagaaaaaaagatctCTCAAATCGAAGGTTTGtatccagtggtggaagaagtacctAGACCCAGTAAAAGAACCAGTACAACAATGTATTTAAGGAAAAGTACAGAACTGCTTTCAGAAAAATATCCAGGTATTCGTGGTGAAGAaaatagttttagtttagttattgTGATGTCAACACTGGGAGAGATGCATGCAACCCTacatgaaaaagaaatgagTTTAAAGTCAGTTAGTGCCCCAGCCAGACTTTTtataatgaattaatattaCAAACCAACCAAGGTTGTGACCCACTAATCTTAAAAGCTTGCATAATACAATACATTGTTATTTCAATTTTTAATCTAAAACTAACTGTAGTtgtcagaaaaatgtaaagtaaagaGTAAAGAAATACATATTCTCTGAAATGGAGTGAACTAGAAATGTAAAGTGGCATAAACTGAAAAACAAGTACAAATGTCTCTAAATTGTAAATTATTTAAGAAAAGTAACTGagtgagtaaatgtacttagttactttccacatctGTTTGTAGGttcatatatatgtatgtgtactaAAGCTCATAAGTACTTTCTCTCCTCAAGGCCTTTTTTACACAGACATTTAGCCATGTAATATCCTGAATAATGGCTGCATGTTATTTAGACAGTGTAATTGCACAGGCCTGGACGTGTGCAATCTGACTCACTGGACATTATGAAATCCTTGATTAGAAACCCAAGTTGTTactgtaaaacagaaaagatgAGCATCAGGAGTCAATGCGAATAAAAAGATAAACCGGTGTTATGATTATGAGGGGATCACGAAGGGCCTTTCTGCAGCTGTGTACATTCAGAATTGCTTATTTTCAAGCACACTTGTTTTGTGTGCTGGTTTGCTGTTCAAGTGTGGGAAGCAGCTGTTTATATGTAATTCAGTTTGGAGGGattctttgttctgttttttttaaatcaaactgCTGCTGTTGACTCTGACAGTGTTTGTTTCTGATTTATAGACAGCGCTTTCCTGGCACGGCAGAAAGCCAAGGCAGACGCAGAGTTCTATTCAGCACAGAGAGCTGCTGAGGCCAATAAGGTAAAGAGATGACACAAGCACATGCCGCACAACTTAGCAAGGACACATGGGGACTGTAAAGTCCAGACTCTGCTGTTAACTCTGTTGCCCCTCTTGCAGTTGAAGTTAACACCAGAGTACCTGCAGCTAATGAAGTACAAGGCCATCGCAGCCAACAGCAAAATCTACTTTGGGAACGACATACCCCAGATGTTTGTGGACTCTGGCTCTGCAGGGAGCTCTATCAAGGCCTCTGCAGCCATGGACATTGTTGGTGAGCAGATCCTGGACCTGGATTAGCTAGGAAAGTAGTGGGACCCACAGGACCATCCAGGGGTGGAGGACTACCTGCTGGAGAGCATGAGCCTGGCTCACAGGCTGGCTGGCAGGTTCTCCCTCTGGACCAGAGAAGCTGACTATGGCCCGTAATTCTCAAGCATCTCAGAATCACTGCTAGAAATCACATTCATTTTTAGGATGTAAAATTCTCCTACCTCACAGCAGAGGACTTGATATATTTAGGAAGAGAGGGATTATAATAAGCTCCCCTTTTTTTAAACTCATTTAGCCAAAATAATCATTTGAAGGAGTCgacactgctgctgctcagatCATATGCGTCAAGTGCGCTCAGTCCATTTAGCCACGGCATCAAGGATCACAGATCCATTGCTGCTCATGTGTTATCCATTTACGTGCACGTGTCCTCATTGAGCATTTGAAGCAGCAATAGTTGAAACCTGTTGATACTAAAGAAGAAAGCTTTAAGGAGCAAAGAATTCAGTGAAAGTAGTGAAGAACACATAGTTGTTTTAGCTGCGTTGTCCTCACTCCGTGAATTGACCGTTTGCTAAACCCCCAGGCACCCCTAGTTCCTGTTGCTATACCTGTCAAGCTTTCACAATGACGGCAGATTTACCACTCGAAattgtcatttgtcatttttgaaaCGGTGGATTCTTGATTTCACACAGAGGCAGACAAACAGACCTCTTATATCGAGCTGGCGACCTTTAATTTTGTCGAAACTGTCGCTAGCAGATTTTAGAAGCCAAATCTggttaagctaacgttagctccatGAGTTGGTTGAAAATGCTATTTCTACTGCCTtttttaatgttatcagctgatTAGTTTTAAATTCAGCATCCTCACTACTTCCATGTTGAAGACATGGAAATAAAGAAACCACTGTTCTTGTATTACTTTGAGGAGCTACTTAGCCATGGTATTTTATGTATGATGAGACTTCTAGGATGAGGACTAACGGATgtatttagcaaatgttaagCTTTCTCAGGTAATGCTGGTTGGGGTTACTGTAGTGTAAACTTTCCTAAATCCACTACTGTAACTTTTTTGTCCTCCGGCCAAATTGCTAGTGAAGGTTCAGACTCTACCCGTCCCTCAGTAgattatcattgtttttttgGCTGGTGACTAAAGCAAATCTACCAGCCACTTGCAACTGGTGCTAATTTTGTGTCCTGCTTAAGGAAAGTCGCTGTTCAGTGGTGGGGTGTAGTAAGCGGTCAGTTGCAACAGCTTtaattacccccccccccccggcccTTCATTcacaaaactttaaataaattattaaaatgttgatactCCAGCTTAAAAGAAGGACCAAATATGTGTCACTCTGAGGGGCTAGGCTGTGATTTCTTACTCTGAGCTGCTTGATGAAATACGGACCCTGACCAGATATGTCACTGTAGACAAACACAGGGATGATGAATGTACTGTGTGGTAGCTGCTGGCTGTCAGATGAAATATCATTTCTTTGTGTTGATATGTTTTTGTGAAATTTCTTTTGAGCACAGGGAACCTATtgaatattaattaaatatgtgcaactgttgttgttgcaccacatttttctgtaaatgtaaGCATCACTTTGTTTTTCACACTGTACATTTAGTGGAGGGACTATATGTGTGCAGCAGTTGCTGTTTTGCATTAGGAGGTTTATTCAAAACTGGACCCACTTTAAAAAGATTATGTTGGGTTATGACACAAAAAACTGCTTTTGAACTCGAGGTTTTTGTAACCAAACTGCAGACATGTGATTTCAGCTTTTCACAGTAGACAATTTTCAACTTTTTTAATGATCTAAACTAATCATTTCATGTGTGTCATGTAAGAATGTTTACAGGATATGCCCTGGAGGAGGTTGTTGGAACTGCAGTACACGGGTTGGCTGAACCAGCTGTTTAACAGAGCTTAACTTAAGGACTCATTGTAGAAATGTTACCAACCCTGTATGTCAGAATTGTCTGTAGATGTCTTTTATTCATTCTGGATGCCTCAAAACCCTAAAAAATAGAAATCTTGATTTTGATCATGACTCAAAACCAAACGTGTCACCCCTTGTCTGAGATGACTGGCTCAGTCTTTGTCTACTTGTTCACAAAATGTTTAGTTTCCCAGCACGTTTTTGTGGAATCATCTAAACCGAGGGTTTTTGATGTTGCAATGTTAATGACCACATGATGGTTTCCAAGGAACCATTCATTGCATCATTTACTTCAGGAAAAAGGTATGTAGGCATGTTTAGACAGTGATTCTGGGAACTTGGTAGGGATATTTTCTATTAGTTGAGCAGACGCAGTGAGAAAATAGTTCTTTAATCTGAAGTTAAATGGCTTGGTCTGAATTCACCGTAACTCAATACAAGTTGCATTGATCATTTCTTGTGCAAACAGTGATTATATTATGTGGTCTGGGCTCTGTTGTCTAAAGTTGGTCCAGTTAGCCCTCAAAGTGACTTCCagttgttcatttaaaaataatttctttgaTTGATTGAGACTTACAATGACTTGAAAGGCAAATGTCTTTGCACTGATTTCAGTTGTGAATGTGCAATCAGGATATTGTCAAATTGACAGTGAAGGTTTTTCTGTGGGGAAATCCATTGCATTAAGATTTTTAAGAACTTACATTGCAAGTCCACTGTGATGTAAAGGATGTttgttattaataaaaatgtgtttcagacacagtaaaacatatattataaaaacaactgttgtaatttcattcaaaaaatTACTTTTGAGTAATAATTATACCATAATGAATGCTTCCTCCCTGTTTGCATTTGTCATCACAAATCAATTTAACAAACTTCATTTTAGGCTTAAATATGAGTAGTTCCTTTTTATCCAGGTTGTAAGGGACAGTGAATTACTCTGATCAGATGACAGATATTAACAGAATAAATATGAAAGATACTTTAGTTTTTAGACTAGTGTTAATGCTTTTAAGTAGTTGGGGTGGACAGGGTAACGCTTGTCAGTAAAGGCACAAGCGATGAGCAGATCAGGAGTGACCTGATAATTAATGGATCACTTCTAAgtaattccttttttttttttttttttaaacctgtcctgcccggcagcctggtatagagtataatgacctggataccatattgtgccagacagattttactttaacaagagagtattaaaatactcctttgtctgttttattatttatttaattatgtattgatttgtcaccgggccggacaggggggcagacacgNNNNNNNNNNNNNNNNNNNNNNNNNNNNNNNNNNNNNNNNNNNNNNNNNNNNNNNNNNNNNNNNNNNNNNNNNNNNNNNNNNNNNNNNNNNNNNNNNNNNatttttcggcaaggcagcatagatcgtcagaacaccggcaacagttcaacgtttagtcctaagagacgatgcaactccgactctgtttgggcctggaaattcacaaccacaacctgtaagtatgctttattggttgtgaattatatttaaaataaacacggcaatgtaacttcacagactgttcaagtgcggagttgttgtaaacgttggctaacacaacTAAAGTTATAGCTTTAATGCTAATgctacacctgatgtgaaagctactgagcaaacgttcaaattgtttggccaatttttatgtaaaattgagttgaaatatggtgatttttgtagtggtttatggtaagatgtggaacaatgatgttgtggacttgtgagtaacttataccatctgctaggttacggtcgcagtctgaagcagctttgtttggatcacactaccttgtttcttacgacctgcccttctctgcttctgattggctagtagtccttaccttacatgtgcaactcccaacaaagattttgtacaagtaagatgcatcactctgtagctcaagagcggagcgaacaacacacagggtgaaaagaggagctgcagcaatgtgcagtatgacaaaaatatggtgttttttgaaattaaaccatgtaaacctgttctggtataacccctaattaagattttgaacctgaaaatgagcagaataccacctctttaatttagGAATGCCAAAGTTGCTATTTTTGGATTGAACCTTCCAAAAGGAAATGTATTGTGCTGATATCCAATGTCCAAATTTCATGATTTTCTTCTGCATTTCTCAGTGTTATGTTTTTTAGAATGGGAAAACTCCCAGATAATACCATT
This genomic window contains:
- the erlin2 gene encoding erlin-2 produces the protein MAQWGAIFSIITALGGAALLASVHKIEEGHTGVYYRGGALLTTTSSPGFHLMLPFITTYKSVQTTLQTDEVKNVPCGTSGGVMIYFDRIEVVNYLVPSAVYDIVRNFTADYDKALIFNKVHHELNQFCSVHSLQEVYIGLFDQIDENLKLTLQEDLTSMAPGLIIQAVRVTKPNIPESIRRNYELMESEKTKLLISQQTQKVVEKEAETERIKAVIEAEKVAQVAEIKFGQKVMEKETEKKISQIEDSAFLARQKAKADAEFYSAQRAAEANKLKLTPEYLQLMKYKAIAANSKIYFGNDIPQMFVDSGSAGSSIKASAAMDIVGEQILDLD